From a region of the Cryptococcus depauperatus CBS 7841 chromosome 6, complete sequence genome:
- a CDS encoding methylenetetrahydrofolate reductase, with translation MTKLTDLIASRREPFHNFEFFPPLTEAGLVNLLDRIHRLTSSPLPRPLIVSVTWGAGGSTSDKSLELAERIFKMGVEVMLHLTCTNMPKEKIDFTLQRCKEIGIQNILALRGDPPRSEEYAISTPLPDFFKHADDLVRYIRAEHGSYFCIGVAGYPTLHPDSKSEEAEFKWLKVKCDAGADFIVTQLFYDTEGFLDWVKTCRAQGISLSIIPGIMPIQSFASFRRLVNLTKTPIPFSITADLQPISADDAAVKRYGAELATKMVRRILDSGFVSGVHFCTLNLEKSVWTILDNLGWMEERHGKSAPRNKVIENDGHSDGISMNGKAPNHAASHTSNLSISPSEASYIAQLGFHTLPPAPKNGLGTQGGNNGEDSWDEYPNGRFTDVRSPAYGEIDGWGSGLKITGTQVLKEWGVPTSVADLSALFISYLRSDIQAPTTPFCDLPLSPESHSILPHLISLNSTESQHWTVGSQPAVDAAKSEDPVFGWGPRGGYVFQKAFVEFFVREDEVKRLEEKVKLAGGTITMYAANKAGGFKSNTESDAVNAVTWGVFPGQEIAQSTIIEETSFLAWKEEAFSIWTDWSLLYPPHSSARKLLEGIASEWWLVSLIHHDYKDKEALWNFLLKDQN, from the exons ATGACCAAATTGACTGATCTCATTGCTTCTCGACGAGAACCTTTTCACAATTTCGAGttctttcctcctctcACTGAGGCTGGCCTGGTCAATCTTCTGGATCGTATCCACAGATTAACCTCATCACCTCTTCCAAGGCCGTTAATTGTATCAGTGACATGGGGTGCTGGCGGCTCAACCTCAGACAAGAGCTTGGAACTTGCAGAACGTATTTTCAAGATGGGCGTAGAGGTTATGCTGCACTTGACATGTACAAATATGcccaaggaaaagattgacttCACTCTTCAG AGATGTAAAGAGATTGGTATCCAAAACATTCTTGCTCTCCGAGGCGATCCCCCTCGTTCAGAAGAATATGCCATTTCCACTCCTCTCCCAGATTTCTTCAAGCATGCTGATGACCTCGTCCGATATATTCGCGCCGAACATGGGTCTTATTTCTGCATTGGTGTGGCAGGGTATCCAACACTTCACCCTGATTCTAAGAGCGAAGAAGCTGAATTCAAATGGCTAAAAGTCAAGTGCGATGCCGGAGCAGACTTTATCGTGACGCAGCTGTTTTACGATACGGAGGGCTTTTTGGATTGGGTGAAAACATGTCGGGCTCAGG GCATTAGTTTGTCCATCATTCCTGGTATCATGCCCATACAAAGCTTTGCATCTTTTAGGCGTCTCGTCAACCTCACCAAGACGCCTATCCCCTTTTCTATCACTGCTGATCTTCAACCCATCTCGGCTGATGACGCTGCAGTCAAACGCTACGGTGCTGAACTTGCTACCAAGATGGTTCGGCGGATCCTGGATTCAGGTTTCGTTTCTGGCGTACATTTTTGTACGCTCAATCTGGAGAAAAGCGTGTGGACAATCTTGGATAATCTTGGCTGGATGGAAGAGCGACATGGGAAATCCGCTCCCAGGAACAAGGTTATTGAAAACGACGGGCATTCTGATGGAATCTCAATGAATGGGAAAGCTCCAAATCATGCCGCATCTCATACGAGTAATCTCTCCATTTCGCCTTCTGAGGCGAGCTACATTGCTCAGCTGGGCTTTCACACTCTCCCTCCTGCTCCCAAAAATGGCCTCGGGACCCAAGGTGGAAACAACGGTGAAGATAGTTGGGATGAATACCCCAATGGTCGATTTACAGATGTTCGTTCGCCCGCTTATGGTGAAATCGACGGTTGGGGAAGTGGTCTAAAGATTACCGGAACGCAGGTGTTGAAAGAGTGGGGCGTTCCCACCTCTGTCGCTGACCTCTCTGCACTCTTTATATCTTACCTCCGATCTGACATTCAAGCACCTACAACGCCATTCTGCGACCTCCCTCTCTCTCCTGAATCACATTCGATTCTCCCACACCTCATCTCCCTCAATTCCACAGAATCTCAGCATTGGACAGTTGGCTCTCAACCTGCGGTCGACGCTGCAAAAAGCGAGGATCCAGTATTTGGATGGGGACCTAGAGGTGGGTATGTCTTCCAAAAGGCCTTTGTAGAGTTTTTTGTAAGAGAAGACGAAGTGAAGCGATtggaggaaaaggtgaAGTTAGCCGGTGGAACCATCACTATGTATGCCGCCAATAAAGCA GGCGGCTTCAAATCAAACACTGAGAGTGACGCGGTGAATGCTGTTACATGGGGTGTATTCCCAGGACAAGAAATTGCACAATCAACTATCATAGAAGAAACTTCCTTCCTTGCGTGGAAGGAGGAAGCTTTTAGTATTTGGACGGATTGGTCGCTTCTTTACCCACCCCATTCCTCTGCTCGCAAGCTCCTTGAGGGGATAGCTAGCGAATGGTGGCTGGTCAGTCTAATCCATCATGAttacaaagacaaagaggCACTCTGGAACTTTTTGTTAAAAGACCAAAATTGA
- a CDS encoding ATP-dependent RNA helicase eIF4A: MSDNKDAADQGLQMDGDLIQSNWNDVVDNFDDMALNSDLLRGVYAYGFERPSAIQQRAIMPIITGRDCIAQAQSGTGKTATFSISILQRIDTTVKKTQALVLAPTRELAQQIQKVVIALGDYINVDCHACVGGTAVREDINKLNEGPHIVVGTPGRVYDMINRGALKTEAVMMFCLDEADEMLSTGFKDSIYEIFQCLPAATQVVLLSATMAPDVLEVTKKFMRDPIRILVKKDELTLEGIKQFYINVEKEDWKLDTLCDLYETVTITQAVIFCSTRRKVDWLTEKLGDRQFTVSAMHGDMKQEGRELIMKEFRSGSSRVLITTDLLARGIDVQQVSLVINYDLPSSKENYIHRIGRGGRFGRKGVAINFVTNEDLSMLEEIKTYYNTQIDEMPLNVADLI, from the exons ATGTCTGA CAACAAGGATGCAGCCGATCAGGGCCTTCAGATGGATGGTGACCTTATCCAATCCAATTGGAAcgatgttgttgataa CTTCGACGACATGGCGTTGAATAGCGATCTCCTTCGTGGTGTTTACGCCTACGGTTTTGAGCGTCCTTCAGCTATCCAGCAACGTGCTATTATGCCCATTATCACAGGTCGCGACTGCATTGCCCAGGCTCAATCTGGTACTGGTAAGACTGCTACTTTCTCTATCTCCATTCTCCAAAGG ATTGATACCACCGTGAAGAAGACTCAGGCCCTCGTTCTTGCTCCTACTCGAGAACTTGCTCAGCAAATCCAAAAGGTCGTCATTGCCCTTGGTGACTATATCAATGTCGACTGCCATGCCTGTGTGGGTGGTACCGCTGTCCGAGAGGACATTAATAAGCTCAACGAGGGTCCTCACATTGTTGTTGGTACACCAGGCCGTGTCTATGACATGATCAACAGAGGCGCCCTTAAGACTGAAGCCGTTATGATGTTCTGTCTTGATGAGGCCGATGAAATGCTTTCTACTGGTTTCAAAGATTCCATATATGAGATTTTCCAGTGTCTCCCTGCCGCGACTCAGGTTGTCCTCCTTTCCGCTACCATGGCTCCTGACGTCCTCGAGGTCACCAAGAAGTTCATGAGGGATCCCATCAGAattcttgtcaaaaaaGATGAGCTCACTCTTGAAGGTATTAAACAATTTTACATCAACGTTGAAAAGGAGGATTGGAAGCTTGACACTCTTTGCGATTTGTATGAAACCGTCACCATTACTCAGGCCGTCATCTTCTGTTCTACTCGTAGAAAGGTCGATTGGCTTACCGAAAAGCTTGGCGATCGTCAATTCACTGTCTCTGCTATGCATGGTGATATGAAGCAGGAGGGGCGAGAGCTTATCATGAAGGAGTTCCGATCTGGCTCTTCCCGAGTTCTCATCACTACTGATTTGTTGGCTCGTGGTATTGATGTTCAACAAGTTTCTTTGGTCATTAAC TATgatcttccttcttctaaAGAAAACTACATTCACCGTATCGGTCGAGGCGGTCGATTTGGTCGAAAGGGCGTTGCTATCAACTTCGTCACCAACGAAGATCTGAGCATGCTAGAAGAAATTAAGACTTACTA CAACACCCAGATTGATGAGATGCCTCTCAACGTTGCCGACCTCATTTAA
- a CDS encoding ATP-dependent RNA helicase DBP4, with amino-acid sequence MVDRENDASSSKEFSKPRKSKGKQAQPKIKSNQLKRQKIDEELKDLQRRVDSYLPSRHIASFGEIPLSSRTQKGLKSSHFVKPTPIQSLAVPPGLQARDILGSAKTGSGKTLAFLIPLLERLYLDKWGPMDGLGAVVISPTRELAVQTFNQLRDIGKYHNFSAGLVIGGKPLKEEIERLGRMNILIATPGRLLQHLDSTVGFDSSNVKVLVLDEADRLLDLGFLPALRAIIGHFSSVEISPGAHPSRQTLLFSATQSKDLAALAKLSLHDPLYISCNKPGEEGVVPANLEQYYSVVPLDRKLDALWGFVKSHLKMKGIVFVTSGKQVRFIFEVFRRLHPGLPLMHLHGKQKQPTRLDVFQRYSSSKHALLICTDVAARGLDFPAVDWVIQVDCPEDVDTYIHRVGRTARYDSAGTALTFLCPSEEEGMRARWDEKVIEVKKIKIKESKMGNLKQSMQSFAFKEPEIKYLGQRAFISYMKSIHIQKDKSIFKIDDLPVNAFAESMGLPGAPQISFGGQKAAKVKGSTNEVSQKKQGEDGAMRSDVVGSDNMNGEGSGGGSNQQSSEEDEDESDEDGGESKSGKNAQLNSSAVRTKYDRMFERKNQSILTPHYTALVSHNEDQDGEDEVFTLARRDHDLEDVGSDEDFNAGTLQAELKNPLITSEDLSKRKLKAATHKKSLVTIRPAPEKIVFDDETGEASTFYKSGVELEREMAAAETRREFLEKEREIMKTQDRIDKNVARGKKQELKRKRKEREKELRAIEMGMEPLAYTGDVSDDDRLLLSTSPEPRQPGKRQKRLEASDEEFDNEEELALRLLQGSS; translated from the exons ATGGTCGATAGAGAGAATGATGCTTCCTCCTCTAAGGAAttttcaaaaccaagaaaaagcaaggGCAAGCAGGCGCAGCCTAAAATCAAGTCGAATCAgctcaaaagacaaaagattgatgaagagctCAAGGATTTACAGCGTCGTGTAGATAGCTAT CTCCCATCAAGGCACATTGCTTCGTTTGGAGAGATACCTCTGTCTTCAAGAACCCAAAAAGGTCTCAAAAGCAGCCATTTTGTCAAACCCACTCCTATCCAGTCTTTAGCTGTTCCGCCGGGCCTTCAAGCTCGTGACATTCTTGGGTCAGCTAAAACTGGATCAGGCAAGACGCTCGCTTTTCTCATTCCCCTTCTCGAGCGCCTCTATCTGGATAAATGGGGTCCAATGGATGGTCTCGGCGCGGTCGTTATTTCCCCTACGAGAGAGCTTGCTGTACAAACTTTCAACCAATTAAGAGATATAGGGAAATATCACAACTTCTCGGCAGGTTTAGTCATTGGTGGAAAACCTTTAAAGGAGGAAATAGAGAGGCTGGGAAGAATGAATATATTGATCGCTACACCGGGAAGATTATTACAACATTTAGACAGTACTGTAGGATTTGACTCATCAAATGTCAAGGTGCTTG TATTGGATGAAGCTGACCGACTTCTTGATCTCGGTTTTCTTCCAGCCTTGCGAGCAATAATCGGTCACTTTTCTTCCGTAGAGATATCTCCGGGAGCACACCCATCCCGCCAAACCCTTCTTTTCTCGGCCACTCAGTCCAAAGATCTTGCTGCGCTCGCTAAACTATCCTTGCATGATCCTCTCTACATCAGTTGTAATAAACctggagaagaaggtgtCGTACCCGCCAATCTCGAACAATATTACTCTGTAGTTCCACTTGATAGGAAGTTGGATGCGCTTTGGGGATTTGTCAAGAGTCATCTCAAAATGAAGGGCATTGTCTTCGTCACTAGTGGCAAACAAGTTCGATTCATTTTTGAGGTTTTTCGCCGTCTGCATCCCGGTCTTCCTCTAATGCATCTGCATGGTAAGCAAAAACAGCCTACACGTCTCGACGTCTTTCAGCGctattcttcttcaaagcaTGCCCTGCTCATATGTACGGATGTTGCTGCCCGAGGCCTTGACTTCCCCGCTGTGGATTGGGTCATCCAGGTTGATTGTCCAGAAGACGTTGACACATATATACATAGAGTAGGACGAACAGCAAGATATGATTCTGCTGGCACAGCATTAACCTTTTTGTGTCCcagcgaagaagagggtATGAGAGCTAGATGGGATGAAAAAGTTATtgaagtcaagaaaattAAGATCAAGGAAAGCAAGATGGGGAACCTGAAACAATCCATGCAAAGCTTTGCTTTCAAGGAGCCTGAAATCAAATACCTTGGTCAACGT GCTTTCATATCTTACATGAAGTCAATACATATTCAAAAGGATAAgtcaatcttcaaaattgacGATTTACCAGTAAATGCCTTCGCTGAAAGTATGGGATTACCGGGCGCCCCACAAATTTCCTTCGGCGGACAaaaagctgcaaaagtTAAAGGTTCAACAAATGAGGTGTcgcaaaagaagcaaggAGAGGATGGGGCTATGCGAAGTGATGTGGTTGGAAGTGATAACATGAATGGGGAAGGCAGTGGCGGGGGAAGCAACCAGCAATCCTcagaggaggatgaagatgaaagcgaCGAGGATGGTGGTGAAAGTAAAAGCGGCAAGAATGCCCAGCTCAATTCCTCTGCAGTTCGCACAAAATACGATCGCATGTTTGAACGCAAAAATCAATCTATCTTAACGCCACATTACACCGCCCTCGTCTCTCATAACGAAGACCAAGATGGCGAAGACGAGGTCTTTACTCTTGCTCGTCGAGACCATGATTTAGAAGACGTTGGTAGCGACGAGGATTTCAATGCGGGAACACTTCAGGCTGAGCTTAAAAACCCACTCATTACGTCAGAAGATCTTTCTAAACGAAAGCTGAAAGCTGCTACACATAAGAAATCACTTGTCACAATTCGCCCGGCAcctgaaaagattgtgTTTGATGACGAAACGGGCGAAGCGAGTACCTTCTACAAGAGCGGTGTGGAGTTAGAGCGTGAGATGGCTGCTGCTGAAACGAGAAGGGAATTcttggagaaggagagagaaattATGAAGACTCAAGACAGGATTGACAAAAATGTTGCtagaggaaagaagcaagaattgaaaaggaagagaaaagagagagaaaaggag CTTCGTGCCATTGAGATGGGCATGGAGCCTCTTGCCTATACTGGAGATGTAAGCGACGATGATCGGCTTTTGTTATCAACGTCACCAGAGCCTAGGCAGCCAggcaagagacaaaagcgACTAGAAGCTtctgatgaagagtttgataATGAAGAGGAACTTGCCCTCAGGTTGTTACAGGGCTCGTCTTGA
- a CDS encoding diphthamide biosynthesis protein 1, producing MALPTSQVTEGIEKPEKAASSRSRRRFVGSSKASSSRPLVRRVANQVPDDILHDPALNAAISALPGNYNFEIHKTIHHIRRDGVRNVALQMPEGLMMYGCAIADIIESFTGALPMLLADVTYGACCIDDYTAKEMGAEMIVHYGHSCLIPVSQTTLKTLYVFVEIGIDTPHLSLSVRRNFPSSRSAFQRAVLGAASAQPGSRVQISLEDSEKVARDELEIAQGVLPTRLALVSTIQFVAAIQALRQDLENTMPPLEEEKVDKEEEGMIARMKRSDIGVWRGRYEVTIPQVKPLSPGEVLGCTAPKLNNVDALIYVGDGRFHLESIMIANPTVPAFRYDPYSKKFTRELYEHKEMRTLRGDAIKQARKGMMDHGPGSWAILLGTLGRQGSLAVLRSIQGALPPNSTPPLLLLLSELSPAKLALLPPEQVSAFIQTSCPRLSIDWGYAFSRPLLSPYEASVATGRIRGWEGLVLEGKAEGEGDYPMDFYSDSSLGPWTPRHKDNVKPLKPKA from the exons ATGGCGCTTCCAACAAGTCAAGTTACAGAAGGCATAGAAAAACCCGAGAAAGCTGCTTCTTCAAGGTCTCGAAGGAGATTTGTTGGAAGCTCAAAAGCGTCAAGCTCCAGGCCTCTAGTTAGACGAGTGGCTAACCAAGTGCCGGATGATATCCTTCATGACCCAGCATTGAATGCTGCTATCTCTG CTCTGCCGGGGAATTACAACTTTGAGATTCACAAAACAATTCATCATATTAGGCGAGATGGAGTACGGAACGTAGCACTCCAGATGCCAGAAGGATTAATGATGTATGGATGCGCTATCGCCGATATAATAGAGAG CTTCACAGGGGCATTGCCAATGTTGTTGGCCGATGTGACTTATGGTGCTTGCT gTATTGATGACTATACCGCAAAGGAAATGGGCGCAGAGATGATTGTCCATTATGGCCATTCTTGTCTTA TTCCAGTATCCCAAACAACTCTAAAAACACTCTACGTTTTTGTCGAGATTGGTATTGATACGCCACATCTATCTCTTTCCGTTCGACGCAATTTTCCTTCGTCCCGATCTGCATTTCAACGAGCCGTTCTTGGAGCTGCATCAGCTCAGCCTGGTAGCAGAGTCCAAATATCTTTGGAAGATAGTGAAAAAGTTGCACGGGATGAACTTGAAATTGCTCAAGGCGTGTTGCCTACTCGGCTTGCTCTTGTGTCTACCATTCAATTCGTGGCAGCCATTCAAGCCCTCCGTCAGGATCTTGAGAACACAATGCCACcgctggaagaagagaaagtggataaagaagaagagggaatGATTGCAAGAATGAAACGAAGCGATATTGGTGTCTGGAGGGGCAGATATGAGGTTACTATACCTCAGGTAAAACCTCTTAGCCCGGGAGAGGTATTGGGCTGTACTGCACCGAAGTTGAATAACGTTGACGCTTTGAT ATATGTTGGCGATGGACGTTTCCATCTCGAGTCAATAATGATTGCTAATCCTACTGTACCTGCCTTTCGATACGATCCTTACTCCAAAAAATTCACCCGCGAGTTGTATGAACACAAGGAAATGCGTACTCTTCGAGGAGATGCAATAAAGCAAGcgagaaaaggaatgatGGATCACGGGCCAGGTAGTTGGGCAATACTGCTGGGTACTCTTGGTAGACAAGGTAGTTTAGCGGTATTGAGGAGTATACAAGGCGCGTTACCACCTAACTCCACTCCTCCTTTACTCCTTTTACTCTCGGAACTATCTCCAGCCAAGCTGGCCTTGCTCCCACCGGAACAGGTATCAGCATTTATACAGACATCTTGTCCTCGACTGTCAATCGATTGGGGTTATGCCTTTTctcgtcctcttctcaGCCCTTACGAAGCCAGCGTAGCCACAGGTAGAATTAGAGGTTGGGAAGGATTAGTTTTAGAGGGGAAAGCGGAAGGAGAGGGCGATTATCCCATGGATTTTTACTCTGATAGCAGTCTGGGACCTTGGACGCCTCGACACAAGGACAATGTTAAACCCTTGAAGCCGAAGGCTTAA